The nucleotide sequence TTAGAGACAAAGGTTTATCTCCTCTTAAATAAACCCAAAGGATATGTAACCACACTTTTTGACCCGCAAGGAAGACCTACTATCTCTTTGCTTTTAAAAGGAGTAAAAGAAAGAGTTTATCCAGTCGGCAGACTTGATTATAATTCTGAAGGATTATTATTTTTAACCAATGATGGTGAGTTAGCCAATAAAGTTATTCATCCCAGGTATAAAATTCCCAAAACTTATTTAGTTAAATTTAAAGGGAGAGTTGAAGAAAGTGATATAATTCGATTAAGAAACGGAATCAGGCTGAGTTCAGTGGAAAAAACACTTCCGGCCCAGGTAGTAGTAGAAAAAAAATTAAAGGAAAATACTATTCTAAAAATAACCATTAGAGAAGGTAAAAAACGACAGATTCGCAGAATGGGAGAAATGATTAACCATAGTGTTTTAAACCTGAAAAGAATTCAATTTGGACCTTTTAAATTAGATAAATTAAAAAAAGGAGACTATGTATATTTGAATCCAGAGATAGTTAAGAGAGAATTGGGGAAATGCTTATGAGTGTTCCCCTGTCAATCGGGCAACCGTTCAAGTGGTAATTTACCGCAGAGACGCAAGAGTTCGCAGAGAGAAAAAAAATTTTTTTCGTGTTTTTCGCGTTTTTCGGTGTTTAAAAAGGCTTAAAAACAGTTAGTCGAAAGGTAACTATTAGAGCGTTCTCTAAGAGCCTATCCGAAAAGTTGGAGGCGCGAACTTGTTCGGGGTATTTTACCTTAACAAGCCTGCCCTGGCGACAGACCAGGGTTGAGGCGTCCATTGGTTTTTCGGATAGGTTCTAAGTAGATATAACAATATTATAGTAAGTATTAACCAAAAGTTCACATTAGTATTGTTGATAGTTGATGGTTGATATAGCGGTTATTAACTGGAAGTTTACATAGGATAATACCCATAAATAAGGCATGAGAATAATCGTTCCGTTAGGAACATAATATCGGTAGGAATAGATAGACAAATCAATCAGTTCCGTAGGAACGATATATTGGTAGAAAATTTGTGGAAAGCCATTTACCGATATATTGTTCCTATGGGACATTATTTGTATGATATTTATTTCTACCGATATGTTGTCCCTATGGGACATTAAATGAAGGATGAGGTAGAATTTTCACATTCTATTTTTTTCCATTTTTATCATAAGAAATGGGAGAAGGCAAGCCAAATGGACATAATTGTCTAAAAATATAGAGAGTTATAGCCCTAATTTGACATAGTGTAGTAATGGTTCACGCATAACTTGTTAATTCACTACGAGTAGTTACGAGTATTTAATTCTAAGCAAAGTTTTGACTAATAACTGCTATATCTTCTGACCTCTGTATTTATCCGTGCTAATCCGTGTTAATCAGTGGCTGAATAGTTACTTTTATTTTAGATTTTGTTATATCAGTATAACATACCTGTCAATCTATTAAAGGATGCCCGTCTTTACATATTATCAAATTCCTATCTGCTACATAGCATAACATCGTGCACCCTATTTTAATACAAATTTATAGCAGGACATCGTGCACTCTCACCCCATGGGGTGAGCGAAATTCTAATCCTCAAAAATAGCAGGACATCGTGCACCTTACAGGAGATTGAAAATACCCATCTCCATTAGATAATCAGATAGTTCTTTGACAACTTCTTCTATAGAGAGTTCTGGAGGCAAACGATACTCAAGAAATCTACTATCTTGTCATTGCAAACAACTCTTAAGCTATGTGTTGCTGTCATAATGGTAGCTACAACATACTCATAAACTACATCCTTGGGCATTTGGAAGTGTTCACCAAATACGTCGAGTATTCTATCACTTCGGATAAACCTAACCAGGTGAATATTTCCATCTTCAATAGGAATCGGTTCATGGGGTAATTCAAATCCATCTACAAGAAGAAAAGGCTCAACTCCCTCATTCCTCATAAATTCATTAGGGGTTTTACCCTTTAGGACACTGTATCTGTGGAATTCATTGTGGAACTCCTCAAATGCCTTTGATTCTTTTTTAAGATGGAAAAAGTTTTTGAAAACTTGTATTCTAAAAAATCCTTTGTCATAAACATCATTGAAACTTTCAATTACACCATTTCGCCAGGGTTCTCTCTGAGGAATAAAAATAGGTTGAATACCTAAAGAGAGACATAGCCTTAAGACCAATCCTAAAGAATGGGGATGTTTGTGACTTCCATGGAAACTTAGTTCATTGTCAAATTGGATATATTCTGGTATTCCTAATATTTTCCATGTGGAAATTAAGCCGTTTGCTATCTCTTCATCTATCTTTGAAAG is from bacterium and encodes:
- a CDS encoding pseudouridine synthase, giving the protein MERLQKILAKAGLGSRRSCEELILSGRIRVNGQLIKKLVVKIDPKIDKVEFDGKPIKLETKVYLLLNKPKGYVTTLFDPQGRPTISLLLKGVKERVYPVGRLDYNSEGLLFLTNDGELANKVIHPRYKIPKTYLVKFKGRVEESDIIRLRNGIRLSSVEKTLPAQVVVEKKLKENTILKITIREGKKRQIRRMGEMINHSVLNLKRIQFGPFKLDKLKKGDYVYLNPEIVKRELGKCL
- a CDS encoding integrase core domain-containing protein, which produces MPLEINTLHQVDLVGPRYIKGDGRFYSLNVIDVCSHRIKLNPILSKIDEEIANGLISTWKILGIPEYIQFDNELSFHGSHKHPHSLGLVLRLCLSLGIQPIFIPQREPWRNGVIESFNDVYDKGFFRIQVFKNFFHLKKESKAFEEFHNEFHRYSVLKGKTPNEFMRNEGVEPFLLVDGFELPHEPIPIEDGNIHLVRFIRSDRILDVFGEHFQMPKDVVYEYVVATIMTATHSLRVVCNDKIVDFLSIVCLQNSL